DNA sequence from the Sylvia atricapilla isolate bSylAtr1 chromosome 15, bSylAtr1.pri, whole genome shotgun sequence genome:
AGAGTTCCTTCATAAAAGATTAGGAAGAAGAACATTGAAATTTGACCAGCAGCACTGGTTCAGCCAGGACAAAAGCATCAGAACCCTGCTTAGGCAGAGGCCACTCTCTGCAGCTGTGGTCTGCACTAAATATCCCAGCAGTTGGAGAGCTTCAAGTCTATTGGTATAACCTAAAACTTCCCATTTTCAAGAGAATGTAACAAGAAAAGTCTGTGTGGCTGACCCTGCCCGGTGCTAGGTCACTTCCCTTTTATCTCTCTGCATGTCTTTTGGAAAGAACTGGCTTTGAAGACAGAAAAGCCAGACAAAAGCCACGTTAGCTGCCCTTTTTTTAGTGTGTTTAACTGAATATGGACACGCTGTAACGGGGTCTCATTACAGGTGAGCTGAAGTCCCAGAAGCTTCAGCTGAAGAAgtattatttgcttttcaaattctTTGTCTAGCACACCCACCCAGGGGTTTATGTGCTTCATGGTCTTTTCTCCAGCAGGCAAACTCAGAGAActtaaactgaaacaaaatccaATAGTGCTTTTTAAATAGCTACAGGCAATTCTGAGGGAACAAAGTGTCCCCATGCCAGGCACCCAGAGAGAACCCCTGGTGCACAGTGCAGGGCTGTGgatcagccccagctctgcaaagCAATGCCTGACTCACCCACAGCAGTGCTCTCTCCTTTCTTATTCTCCATCCAGCTATTTTTCCTGAACTATTTTGTGCACTGCCACCTTCTAAGAGGGGGAAACAACTAATTATGCTGTGAACACCTTGATCTTTACTCCCCTCACCCCAAAACTGCCTCTTACAACTTCTGCactctggaagagaaaattcCTTGCCAGGTCTCTGCCAACCCCACAGACAACTCACCTCTGGTGCACAGGAGAGCTCCTGATGCCATGGCCACCTGCAAAGCCTGAGCCAGCCTGTCCAGAGCAAGTTCAATCTCTTTGGATGCATTGAGAGGATTGAGTTCATCAGACAGTCTGTTAATGTCCTCCACCAGAGGAACCACGTGGTCAAAGGGCACCAGCCCCAGGCGCCCATAAAggtttttctctgttaaatgCCCCTGGAGCATCATAAGAACCTGCAAGACACTCAGATGCAGCTTGGAATAGAGCTGGTGGCAATCCCTGTCTTCTCCTGAGGTCGAGTCCTTGGCAATTTTGTTGGGAGCGTGTCCATTGGAGAGAGAggctttcttcttccttttgtaGGCCAAGGGAGCCTTGACACACCAGCGGATCAGCCCTGTCAGGGGGGTGAGCTCCAGAAACCCGATGGGCAGGTTGGCTGCAATGGGAGTGTTCAGGAAGGTGATGAGGATCAGCCGAGGGTCCTCAAAGATCCAGGAGACGATCAGCTCCAGCAGATCCGAGGGAGGGATGAGGTCATCTGGAGACAGGAAAGTTACCATGGGGTAAGCTGAGCCTTGCACTGAAGCACAGGACTGTAATCTAGGCTCTAATTAGTCTCTCACACACACCCATCCTATGCTGTCCCAATTACAATTTCAGAACCTCCCCAATTCTGCTGTTTTTCCCAAGACACCAAAGGTAGTTTGTTCCAGGGCAGACACAACTATGTTCCTGTCACCTTCACCTTCCCCACCTATTCCAAAGACACCACCATTCATTGATATTTATTCCCTCTCCCAGCAAAGCatcttttgtcattttcttctctgccacCCATCATCTGCtcattttttccctaatttcaGTCTCCATTTATCCCTTGCCACAGGAAGTACAATGGGCAGCAGAAATAGGAAAAACTTGTTGGGTGAAGAGAAGGAAGTGCCAATAATTTAActcatttcttttaatatttacttACCTAAACAACACGTCTTGTGGAAAAACACAATGCAACAACACAATCACACAACAGGTAAAGGATTATAAGATTATGTAAAGCTTCAGGTGAGAAGTGATGAAAGCCAGTCATGAACTTGAACATGACAAGAGAAACCCTGACACATCATCCTGTCACAGAGGGAATGCTGGATTAGAAGAGCAAGCTCCCTTTTCTTGTGTCATCAAAACATCTCAAATAACTAAGGAATTAAAAAGTTACTTCCTGTGACTCAAGTTATTTCCTTTCTGACATGTGTTCTCACGTGATGATGGGATATAAAATATGCCCTGAGCTCTACTAAATACTTCATAAAAACAACATAAAGGCTAAACCTGAACATCTCTTTCACTCTCGGTAATGCCAAGCTGTTTATTTGGAGAAGAATATGCAGAGCATTTCCTTTATCAATAGtagcatttgcttttcttgattATAAGTGGTGCTGGTATTTCATGTATGGTTGTTCTCTGGTCTACCATGAGCTTTCTGTGGCTGAGTAGAGCAAAATCAATCTTGTTTTAGACACCTACAAGTGTGGCAGGTCCACACACAGTTAAAGAGTGCACTGGAGTTTGTTGTTGTGTTTCTCACCATTGCTCCACAGAAATCCTGCTCCAGCTTGCCAACATTCAGAACCTGTTTCTCCCCTTTCTGGAAGGGATCAGACTGACAGGCAGCCCTGAGTCTCTCTCAGGCTGACTGAGCCCAGACAGATCAACTTTCactctcagagctgctcagtcAACAAGGTCCCATGTCCTTTGCCCTCTGTGGAGGACAACGCCCTTTGTGTCACATGTTCCTGGCTGCTTCTCCAGCAAAGACTCTCTCTCAattcccagagaggctgtggactCCAAATCCCTGGAagagtccaaggccaggttggagagggcttggagcaacctggtctagtggaaggtgtccctgctcagggcagggagtggaacaaggtgagctttaaggtccattccaactcaAAACACTGGAATTCTAAGTCAGCCACAGAGaggttatttttattctcaCCCCAGTGCCAGATGAGGCAACAGCCACACCCTGAGCTGCTTCTGGCAGTAATGACACGGTAACACCTCTTTAGGATTCCAGCATTAAACCTCTTGCAACAGTTAATTCACGGTGCATTACTCTGCACCTCTCACTTGAAaagacagagctggaaaacacttACCTGAAGAGGTCATAGAGAGCTGTGACTGATGTAATAAACTGGCAGCAGAAGCGAGGGCTGGCAGTGAAGATCTGCTTCAGGGTCTGGATGGAGCCTGGCACCAGGTTGCAGTAGTCATCGACCAGGGCTCGTGCCAGCCTCACACAGAACACAGCTGGGGTCcgctgcagggacagcacacaggggacaccaggTCACACCTGCCACGGGCTGCTTCaagggctgtgtcccctccttccccacatGGCACTGCAACTGCTCTCAGCACATCACACACCCACtcccacagaaataaaatcactgtATTGCAATATTAAAATAGATGGTGATATTTTGAGTTTACAGCACCTGTGGCTTAAAACTGAAACCTTTTAGACCAGTATTTGACTTagagggtggtgagaccctgaCAGaaactgcccagagaagctgtggcttctCCAACCtgtcctggaagtgtccaaggccacactagacagggcttggagcaacctgggatagtggaaggtgtccctgcccatggcagggagtggaatgggatgagctttaaggtcccttccatcacaaaccatcctgtgattccatgattctaacACAGGCCTGTAGCTCAACTGGTTCAGTCCCAGAGCAACTATTTCAGTTGCCATGCctgatatttttaatgtggaaaaTATTCTGTGGAATCCTCACGTCACTTAAAAGCTgccatctgaaataaaaatacaccttCTCCTGCTGTCCAGGTAACATTCCATCCTGCTCTCCCAAAGGCTCACCATGTGGGATAAAGGGACCCCAAGGGAACAGGGCTGGTtgcctcctcccagcacagccttctGCTCTTGCCCCTGTGCCAGTTGTGACTTCTGCACCTCCCACAAGGACAGAAGGAACAAAGGTGCActtcccaaaccccacagcgAGGGACCTCGGTGGGAAAGGAGCATACAGAGGAGATCCCCAACCTAGTGCATTCATAGAAGACAGACACAAGTATTTTGTGCCTAAATTTCAAGACAgggattttcttcttccacacAAAAACCTGCACATCAGGAAGGACTTCCCAAACTCCAGAGTCAGCTTCTCAGGCAACATGACTATAAGTGCCAAGATTTGCTCCCTGCGTGGGTCAAACCCTCAACTGAGCCTTTTTAATATGCAGAGTTTAGGGGGGATTATTGAAATTTTCACTGACAGTAAAAAACACCCAGTTTTTCTTCCAGTGCAGCACATGAATGGATTGGCAAAGCTCTCCCTGATGCCAGAGCACAGGAATGGACATGAGCACAGACATGGGGGCAGCTGAAactgccagggaggagcagctgacTGTGACCAGCTGTGCCCCAGTTCACAGTGCCcgccctggagcagcccctgacCCCTTCCCCAAGccatccctgcctgcacagGAGCTGTACCTGCAGCCAGAAGGCAGCACACTCCAGCACAGGAACCCTGCAGACAGCCACTGCCATGGAAACCAGCTTCCCCAGCAAAGCCATCCTGCTGTCATCTGCTTTGTTCCCCTGAGGGCTGAAGAGAGATGAAAAGATGACCTGCCGGACTGAATCCTTGGTCTGCTCTTGGAAATAATTGCACATGATCTCAAGCAGCTGAAGTTCCTGAAGTGGGGTCAGTctctgcaagaaaacaaaagcaaagctgtaAAATGCACAGAGCTTCTTGAAGGGCCACGAACTAAATGAAAAGACAGGAATAGTAAAGGCTCGGAGCTTCTCTTTGGGCTGAGGAACTCAATCTTCATGCACAGCACACACATCCAGGCTTCTTGAACCACCCCTGCACTTATCTGGTGACACTGAAAGGCTCCAGGTTTCATTTGAACACCTGGATACCCAAGGCTAGTCCTTGCAGCACCAGCAAGTGCTGCCCACCAACTGAGAGATGAGACTGACACTGCTGGGGGGGAAATATTTCCTCCCTCTGCAAATAACAGTACTGTGGACACTgctgaggggcagagctggactcagcagcactgagggctgCAGGGCCACGTACCCCAATAGTCACCAGCAGCTGTGGTTTCTGATTGCTCCTCTCTGAGGCCCCCAAAAACCCAGGTAGGGGCCAGCTGCAGCACTCGGGGGCTGTGGGCAGTCCCCAGCGCCTCGAGCTCCACATCTCCCCGGGGCCCTGAATCCTGGCCAATCCATCAGGGATTGCCACCAACCCCCTCCTTGCCAAAAAaactgtcaccagcaccccagGGACCCCGTGCTGTTGCCCTGGGGCCTCAGTCTCCAGCAGTAAAGCCTCAGAGACCCAACCCTGCCCATCTGAGccctcagcctccagcagcagcccgcGCCGGAGAGAGCCTGTGCTGTTTCGAGGCCTCAGGCTCCAGCAGGGATCCTGCCCTGAGCATCTGTGGCCTGCCCTCCATGCCCACTCGCCGAGGCTGTGTCCCCCACGCCTCCCGGGCCCGTCCCGCTCCGCCCGGGGTGTCTCTGCCGCACCTTGGGCGGCGCGCCGCGCTCCTTGGGGACCTGGAAGAGGAACTCCTCGAGCAGATCGGTGGGGCCCTTGTCCACGAGCGGCAGCGGCGCGTTCTGCAACTGGCTGCTGAAGTAGATGTCCAGGTGGTACAGCACCTCCTTGGCGGCGCTCAGCGCGTCCCGCCGCAGCAGCGAGTGCCGGATGTCGCTCATGGCCCCGgcccggtcccggtcccggccccgctcggcgcGGCCTCCGCTCCGCGGCGCGGACGGGCGGGCGCTACGGCGGCTCGACCGGGCCAAAAATGATAACGCGCTGCCGCAGCCGGTAGCGCCCCCTGGCGGGCCCGTCCTCGGGGGGTCAGGGGGCTCGGCCGGGATGGGCAGAGGGGCTTGGACTGGGGCACCTGGACATGGCGGGGAGCTTGTCCTGAGGGACTGAGACAGCGGGGCTCAGCCTCGGGAGGAGCCTGGCCCTGAGGGGGGCTTGGTCCTGGAGGGATCTTGGCCCCTGGCCCTGGGGTTGAGTCAAGGGGTCTTAGCATGGAGGGGTCTGTACTGGGGGGATATCGGCCCTGGGGGCTGGTCCTTGGGCTGACTCAGGGACTCTTGACTTGTGAGAGAACTCTTGACTGTGACAGAACAGCTCCCTGGGGCTTTGCCTTTGGGGGAATATTGGCCCTGAGGGTGGTCCAGCCCTGGGGTCTTGACAGGAAAGGAGTCTGGTCCTTGTGGGATTTTGGCTCAGAAGTGGGGTTAAGCCCTGGGACTCTCTCTTGAGGGGTGAGACAGGCTCTGGAGGGACCTTGGCTCCAGAGGGTCTTGATCCTTGGTCTGGGTTCCTGACCTGAAGAGGGATTGACCATGGAGGGTCTCGGCTGGGGAAATTCACCCCTGGGTCCAACCTGGGAAGCCTTTTGGGGAGGTCTAGGCCCAGCCCTGATCCCAGTGTGGGGAGCACCCCTTCTCTGGAGGGTGCTTGGCTCCAGCGGAGGGGCTGCCAGGGCCCCCCAGCCCCCTAAGGATCACTGCACACTGCAGGGGCTCTCCTGGGAAACACGGCAGCTGCCTTTGGAGCACCCGGACATCGGCCAAGGCcgctgggacagggctgtgtgagctgtgggaGTGGCTGGTGTGTAGGGCTGCCACCCCCAAGCACTGCACGGCCCTCCCAGGAACGGGACCGAGCCAGGTGACCTCCTGAGGAGGGTCTGGGGTGGGCACCATGGCAGGGATTTGCCATTTTTTTGAGGCTTTTGGCTTCACATCCAAAGACCCACACTGGGATGGGCTcctgctggccccagcacaCTCACAGCTTGTTGGAAATGTGAGTGCTGGATGGGAATGATTAGTTTTGctgaaaaaacacttttaaagaGAATTTGTATCTGGTGAGTGAGAGCTGCCCATGCCATGTATCGAGAAGCTGCTGATCCCCACACAAGGTCTCTGGGATTCATTTCATCTTGCAGAGCTCTTGTTGGCATTTTAATCCCTTCTTGACCTTACCTGTGATGGGGACCATTGGCAGAGGTTGAAAGGGTTCTTTTTTCACTGAGCAGACCTTTGCTTCCGTGAAAAATGCCATATGGAGCCTGAGGCCTCACATGATCCTTGGCTGGGCAACCAGCTGGCAAGGAGACAGTGTCCCTCTCCATAAATGCAGGTGCAGGTCCTTCCCCTTCCAGAGCCCGTGGACAACATCAAAGGTAggtcctgctcccctcccttcccacacCCCCCAGGAGCTCCCCTTGAGTGTCACCTCTTCCAGCTCAATTTTACCACAATGCTCTGGTGGGCCAagctctgctgcttgctgcagctcagggatgaATATGCCCCTCGAAGGTGCCTCTAGCCTGAAGGTTCAGAGActgctgtgctctccaggagtGGGGAGGATTTATGGGgctttgggggatttttggcATTGCCAAATCGTCGTGTTATCAGCTGAAGAGACTGTGGTGTTAGAGAGAAGTTTGCAGCAAGAGTGCAAGTGGGGAAAGTGAGGATTTAACTTGAGCAGCTGccccagaaagaaaaatgagccTGAGTCCAGCAAGTCCTTTCTCAGGCTGAGATATGTGCCAAAAGCTGGAGCATTTGCCCATCCTCTCAGCCCATTTATCAGGCTCTGGGTGAGTTTAGGCATTCAGGAACCCAGGCTTGGGCAGGGCTCAGATCCCACACGCTGGTAAAATATTACCCCAGGCTGAGTGCCATGGGAAATACTTCCCAAATGCCTTCCCCCGtgggtgggagctgcagcacagtcTTTGCAGAGGGTCCTGAGGGAGCCAGCCTGGGTAAGGATGGGgcaggggcactgctgggggatGGCTGGCAGGGGAGGGGCAGGTTACCCCAGGAGAGGATGCTACACCTCACGGTTGTGAGGAAGGTGGGGAGGGGTGTCACAGAGGATCCATCCCTTGCTCTGtaccagcacagctgctgtagGGTCTTTGGGGTCTCTGGTGCTGATCCAGGGAAAGGTGGGAGAGGCACAAGCCAAGGGACTTTGGGGTCCCTGGCCACTGCCACCAATCCCAGGCCAGAAGAGCTGTCCAGGTTGAGCTCTTCCTCATGAGGAATGAGGAAGTGACTGCTCTGTGTCACCATGAAATGGCATTTACGTGTTTGCCAGGGAATTTTCCACTCCAGCCTTGTGAGTGATCTGGTCTCCTTCCAGGAGGGACAGGTAGGATAAAGCCCCATGCAATAGAGGTGTACAATCCCTGCATCCTGGTGGTTCACCAGGAAACAGACGCCTCCCAGTGAAACCAGTATGGCCAGTGGGAATACCCTGGTCATCCCTGTGGTCTGTCCCAAATCCTGATCCCAGGCAGGACAGCTGAGCCTCTCCTGCACCTCTGCACGGGATGGCAGCCTCGAGGCTGGTGTTGTCACTGCtggtcacagctc
Encoded proteins:
- the INTS15 gene encoding LOW QUALITY PROTEIN: integrator complex subunit 15 (The sequence of the model RefSeq protein was modified relative to this genomic sequence to represent the inferred CDS: inserted 2 bases in 2 codons), yielding MSDIRHSLLRRDALSAAKEVLYHLDIYFSSQLQNAPLPLVDKGPTDLLEEFLFQVPKERGAPPKRLTPLQELQLLEIMCNYFQEQTKDSVRQVIFSSLFSPQGNKADDSRMALLGKLVSMAVAVCRVPVLECAAFWLQRTPAVFCVRLARALVDDYCNLVPGSIQTLKQIFTASPRFCCQFITSVTALYDLSPDDLIPPSDLLELIVSWIFEDPRLILITFLNTPIAANLPIGFLELTPLTGLIRWCVKAPLAYKRKKKASLSNGHAPNKIAKDSTSGEDRDCHQLYSKLHLSVLQVLMMLQGHLTEKNLYGRLGLVPFDHVVPLVEDINRLSDELNPLNASKEIELALDRLAQALQVAMASGALLCTRDDLRTVCSRLPIKLLQLVISGPVQQPTPGALPPGFYPHIPHPSTGVPGHPALPANPALXAHPVQTFXPGMTFPYRPIR